CGGGCCAGCGAGGGCACGGCCGTCGCCGCCATGTGGAGGATCTGCTCCTCGTCGCCGGTCTCGTTCATCAGCATCGAGAGCACGAGCACGGCGTGCAGGCTCGACAGCTGGTCGAGCGCATCCGCCGCCGGCCGTGGGGCTGAGAGCGGGCTCACCCTCCCGTCCGGTAGCGGGCGAGGAACTCGTCCGGAGCGACGTAGAAGGGATTCTCGATCACCATGTTCCCGATCAGGACCTTGGGGTGGGTCTTGAGGACGTCGACGATGACGTCACCGGTGAAGCGCTCGAGGTCGTAGAGGCAGAGAAGGATCTGCGGGTACAGCGGTGCGAAGAGGTTGATCTTCGCCTCGTAGGCGCAGAGCTGCTCCACCCCCGGGCAGGTCTCGAGAGCCCAGGTCATCTCCCCCGCCGCCCGGGCGAGGGGGAAGCCCTCGTCGCGCACGGCGGCGCCGACATGCTGCTCGAGGAAGTGGAACATCTCCTCCTGGGAGAACCGTCCATCGCGCAGATAGGTGTGCTGGAAGTCGAAGACGTGGAGCTGCTCGCTGGTGACGCAGGTGTCGAGCTCGGCGACGTGGGGACGGAGGTGCTCCAGCATCTGCTCCCGGTCGGCGACATCCACGAAGCACAGGCACTTCTCGCCGGTGCGCAACCCCTCGGCCACGTAGGGGATGAGCAGCTCGTCGCGGCCCGCGGCCCCGTGGTAGAAGGCACAGATGTGGTCGCCAGGAGCCAGGACGATGCCGCCGATGCCCAGCTCGGTCAGCTTGCTCAGCATCGCAGGGCCGCCGACCCGGACCTCAGAACTGGGGATGCTCATTGCCTGCCCTCCGCCCCGCCGGTCTCCCGGCACGAGGTGATAGTAGTCAGGTCGCGCGGGCGTGGCCACCGCCCATGTCGACATGTCGCGCGAAAAAGGCGTCGAACTCCCCCTGGTCCTCGGGCTCGAGCCAGATCTCCTGGATCTTCCCCCCTCCCAGCCGGAAGGTCCCCATCTGCTCGACGTCGAGGACGTGCTGCCGCCTCACCGCGTGGAGGCGGGTCAGCGCGCGGGCGACGCCGCCGTCGACGCGCACCAGCGACACCTCGTAGTGGAGGCCGCCCGGCGCGCCCCGGCGCGAGCAGTCGAAGTACCCACCGGTCACCGCGTCGATGCCCCGGTAGTCGCCGGCGAGGGGGCTCGCGCCGCTGACGTGGAGCGTGACCTGGCGCGCGCACAGCCGCGGCGCCATGTCGATGAGGCGGTCGCCCGAGACCGCCTCGAAGAACCCCCGAACCAGGGATTCGTACGGCGACGGCATGTACATGACTGGCCTCGTGAATGAAGAGGCCGCCACCCGCCGGTCGGGTGGCGGCCTCGTCGGGTGGTCAGGCGGGAATCTGCTGGACGGTCAGCGTGTGGTTCCCGACCGTGGTGGTGATGTCGATCCGGTCCCCGGCCGGCTGCCGGTCCCCCTGCGCCACCCCGTCGATGGTCACACGGTAGGTGGCGCCGGGCAGCAGGTTGGTGATGCGGAAGCTGGTCGGCCGGCCCTCGGCGGTGCGGTCGATCGCCGAGAAGGAGGCGTGGAGGGCCCGCTC
The sequence above is drawn from the Candidatus Dormiibacterota bacterium genome and encodes:
- a CDS encoding MEDS domain-containing protein; protein product: MLSKLTELGIGGIVLAPGDHICAFYHGAAGRDELLIPYVAEGLRTGEKCLCFVDVADREQMLEHLRPHVAELDTCVTSEQLHVFDFQHTYLRDGRFSQEEMFHFLEQHVGAAVRDEGFPLARAAGEMTWALETCPGVEQLCAYEAKINLFAPLYPQILLCLYDLERFTGDVIVDVLKTHPKVLIGNMVIENPFYVAPDEFLARYRTGG